The sequence CTTGGCATTAAACATTCTCATTTGTCTattagacatgttattaatttttgGTGGCAAGTGAAGCCCATAAATGATGTTCACCAGCTAATCCTTCAAATCACTCCCATTGTTATTTGTTAGGCAATCTGGAAAGAAACTTGTGCTTACAGGTacggaaatcaaaagaaatttagCATATACAAGCTGGAGAATTTAGTGGAAAGGTCTTTACAAATGGCTATTCACAACACCTTTCCGAAACGCAACCTAATTCTGCCTTGGAAAGACATTTGCCAAGATATGATAAGCTTAAGCCTATCATCAAGACTCAAGTGGTTTGTTGGCAGAAATCAGACACGGGTAGCACAAAGCTAAATACTGATGGAAGCTTCAACATTAACAACGGGAAAGCAGGATTAGGCGGAGCTCTGAGAGATGATAATGGAGACCTGATCATGGCTTTTTCTATTAAAGCTCATTGTGACAACCACAACATTGCTGAAGCCAAGGCAGCATGGTACGGGATAAATTGGTGCTTACAAAATGGGTATAACAATTTTACAATAGAATCGGATTCTACAGTGATCACTGACATGCTTAAGAATAAGAAGGCGAGCAACTTCAGATTAAACAAAATCATACAAGACACAACAGAGCTTCTTAGACAAGCAACTGTCAAGCTTACCCATTGCTATAGAGAAGCAAATCAATTGGCCGATTGGCTATGGACTCACAGGCTGACAATATGTATTTCTCGGCTCAACAACTCCCAAAAGGAGCAAAGGCTCCTTCATCATAGATAGGATACAAGTTCCAAGCATTAGATCAAAAGTGGATAAGGCTAATTTTTTTGTAAGTTAATCTAACTCAATGTATAGGAGTAGTAATGAGTAAATGCTCATTACACTTTTGAAGGATAGTTGCTATCTTGTGTTGTAATCAAACTTTATGATATGAAATACAatactataaaaaaaaacaaaaaaagttgtGACTAGactaataaatttcttttttagtGATTCACTTACCTTTGTGTATTGTCGTTtgattataattaataaaaatattacatgGTAAGAAAATCTATTGGACCTTAAGGTAGTATTGACTTTTACGTCAAAACTAGCCATATTTGTCCAACGTATCAAGTGACCCTAAGAAAATTTCAAGTCAGAATTCATGTAATTTAGCATTTAGGTAGGTAGTTAGAGTAACTACTACCCATCAGTGAATCAATGAATTATCACTTTTCCAATATGAATATTATTGGGTAACTATTTAAAATGGCTACTGAAAGATTATTACATCGTGCTTGCATcgttatattttatttctatgtattgttatattataattataatcaaTATAAAAAATGTCGTTATATGTAAATTATAAACATATAGCAGTAAAACAAATTTGCCTCTGCTAACTTACTTAGGCATCTTAAGCACTTTGTGGTTTTGGGTTTTATGAACTCCAACTAGATTAAGATTATTTGATCATGtgtataattgaaaaataatggaTTTCCTTTCTGTTAACATGTAAACTTTTTAACGCTTCTTATTTTGTTCAAccttaagaatttttttatttttaaaaactcaATTATTCATTATTCCTAAAACCTTTTAAAATCTATAAAGCACAACGAATAATTTATGTTCTTAATATGCAACTTATATAATAATCAAGCAATTTATCGTTTAGTTGGTAAGATGCGTGTATGTTCTATCAATTACACGATGACACAAGATGATACATACATACTTATTGAATTAATATAACGTTATATTTATCGTATATATCATATGAAATTTGTACCAAGTAAGATAATATTCATATTAATTGTCTACACATAATACATAATCTACTTACACGTGCATAGACAAAATATTctattatacaaaaatattactGCTAGGAAACCTTACTTTTAATCTATCGACTACGTACAAACAACAAATGGAACTTAACATTGTCAATTGATTGGTGTTTCCTCAAAAACccttacaaaatatatttttgtatcttCTTATAATTTTGCTGAGttgagtaaaaataaaagaataaaaaaagtaaaaaactcaaaagaaaaagattttagCTGTTTTTATGTGAGGCCGGGGGTTGGGGTGTATGGCTCGCTGTAACATAGAAAAGGATAATAAGACATGTAATTTCACAATACAATGGAAGATAGAATGTATATGTATATCATTCTTCACATATAAGGATAAAACAAGAGATGAGATGCCACCATATAAGAGTGTGTTTGGCATGACGGAAGAACAATAtactttttaggaaaataaataaGTTTATTACCTAGTTCTTATTGTTTggaaagtcaaaaaaaaaaaaagatatcatCTAAAGTACTTGTATGGAGCCAACCAAATAGTAAACTTAGAATGTAAATagtgaaattattattttcacaTTTAATTGGGAAACTTATTCATACAAATGTGTATGTACACTGCCAACTAAAAATGTGCTTGATAtgattaaagatttttttttagaaagaaagtAAATTTATTACCTATTTTTTTGTGCTTAATTTgcaagtaattaaaaaaaatgtcatcCTAAAATAATGGTATGTAACCTTAGAAATAGAAATGAATTAAGAAGGTAACTTACtaaactttttcttttcctagtTTGACTTGGACACTTCCCTATtttcattttcaagcaactaattaTTTAGTTACCAAAACAACTCCACTGACCATACAAATCCCGCCGCTATATAAATCCACTATCCCTCTTCACTTTTCTTCACTCACTCATTCTTTCACCATATACAATAAAGAGTAAACTCCCTTTcgtttgtattttattttccaGATGGCAGAGATAGAAAATGGGAATGCGGCGGCGGCGGTACCCCCAAATAGGGTGCGTTATAAAGGTATAAGAAAGAGGGTACGGAATGGTAGAATTAGGTATGGTGCTGAGATCACAAAACCCGGAGAGACGAGAGGTATCTGGCTCGGGACATATGATACGGAGAAGGAAGCCGCTCAGGCTTATGATAGAGTAGCAAAGCGGCTTAAAAGCCCTGGAGCCGTACTTAATTTTCCAAATGACGATAGCAGTGGGAAAGCCGAAGATGAGCTTAATGCTAGGAGTGATGTCTCTGATGGGGGCGTCAAAAATAATTCCAATGATATCCTTCAGAAAAACAACAGAGATAACGCGTGCGATATCGCGTTCACGGCCGAAGCAGGCAATATCTCATCGGCTTCTAAAGCAGGTCGCAGTGCATTGAGGAATCGGAAACCGATTCAGAATCCTCATTTTCAAGCAGGCCGTAGTGCATTGAGGATTCGGGAACCTAGTCAGAATCCTCAGGCTGCTCATTCCAAAGCAAGCTGCAGTACACTGAGGATTCGGGAGACAATTAATCAGAACCCTCAGGCTCCTCGTCCCAAAGCAGGCGGTGGTGTATTGAGGATTCGGGAGCCAATCAATCAGAACCCTCAGGCTCCTCGTCCCAAAGCAGGCGGTGGTGTATTGAGGATTCGGGAGCCAATCAATCAGAACCCTCAGGCTCCTCGTTCCAAAGCAGGCGGTGGTGCACTGAGGATTTGGGAGCCAATTAATCAGAATCCTCTGGCCCAAGCACCTGGCGGTGCATTGAGGATAATCCAGGAGAAAAATCAGAATCCTCAGGCTCCACATTTTCCAGCGGATATCGCGTCGTCTTCCAAAGCAGGCAGCAATGTGTTGAGGAATCCAGAACCAAATCAGAATCGTCAGGTTGCTGATCCTTTTCCAGCGGTTAACGTAGGTGATGCTCCTTCTCAGCTGACAGATCGTGAGAAGTACTATGTGGAGATTATGAAAACAGCAGGAGCGCTATTTCCCAACCCAGCCGACTATCGAAAAGCGATTGTGGATTGCCTTAGAGACTTTGATAACCATGTGAATGCTAACAACGTCGACAACAGAGAGAGCGTGCTCCAGGATCAGCCACCATCCACCACTGCTGAGGATGTCGATACTGAGCTCCGACTTGCACCATTAGGGAGCAAGTGAAAGTGCCCACATTGGTCGTCAAATATGCATGCAtcacattttctttattttattttaaaaaatagtgtagTTTTGTGTTTTATGTTTTCAGAAATTTAACAACTGGAATAAAAGAGAGAGGCGGCTTCAGCGCCCGATGAAtgatcatttttcaaagaaaattagatttttggaatatgaaaaaaaaaaagatggatgctaTACATACACCTGTCAAAGGAATGCAGCATGTTGTAATCTTTTCTCATATATAGAGAGAAAAAGATGTTGGAAGTTTCATCTAAAATAGCAAATTAATGTTTcctttgttttaatttgttttctcttactttcctttttaatctattaaaatgaATGTCTCTTTTCTTTGATTATTCTTTAATCCTCACTTTCCACATGATTATGAATACAAGAGTataagattaaaagatattttgttatattatatgtatcTTTAGTTTAAGCTCATGGAGATTCAaaagtcttatttattttttaaacttcgtgtcaagtcaaaatcagataaacaaattaaaattaaataaattaaaaattaattaagtagATCAGGCTTAATTCTCAGTAAAAATAAGTTATCAAGGATAAATCATTTGACAAAAGTTCTAcctatttcttctatttcagttCATGTGAAAGTGTTTAAAGTGTGAGAATCAAAATTTAATTGACTATGAATTCAAGCAGGTATAAAttctttgaaattttaaaaataaaatttgcataTCTAAAACTAACTACAAGTCATCACTACAACTAATTAATGAgtcaatatatttttaaaatgtttgagaaaattgtaattaaaaagaatatttaacCCTCCAACAATAAAATCTTGATTCACATAGCatggggcggacctacgtggttggcGGGGGTTGTTAGAGCCTCACAGCTCATGATCGCCATCAAAATGAGAGAAGAAACCCTAACAACCATGGAgaagatagagagagagaaaatatcttttgttttcattcaaaaaatAACTCTCTAGAAGGTCTATTCAGTTcacctcttctatatacacaCGTGTACATCTTAAAAtggataaaatgaaaaatataatgtACAGAAAAATAATGGGCTCCGGTTATGGACACTGTTGGGCCTTTGTTGCCTTTGTTAACACCCCCCTCAATCTGGAGGGTGTGTGCACTCCCAGCTTggaaagaagatgatgatgaagaggattACTCAATGGATTGGTCAGGATATCAGCAAGTTGATCAGCAGAAGGAACATGATGCAAAGATACAAGTTGAGCATAAGATAATCACGAACATAGTGGCAATCAATCTCAATATGTTTAGTACGCTCATGAAAGACAGGATCCTTGGCAATGTGCAAAGCAGCCTGGCTATCGCAAAAAATAGGAATAGAAGCAGAAATAATGAGCCCCATGTCAGCAAATAAGCGAATCAACCAAGCAACCTCAGCCACTACTTTGCGTAAGGCCCTATACTCAGCCTCAGCAGAAGAGAGGGCAATAGTGAGCTGCTTCTTACTTTCCCAAGAAATAGGACAACCACCAAACACTACATAATAACCAGTAACAGACTTTCTGGAAAAAGGACAtgcaacccaatcagaatcagaGAAAGCAGATAGCAAGAAAGAAGGGGAAGCAGGGAGAAAAATGCTTTGATCTGGGACATTCATGAGATACCGGAGAACATGTATAGTAGTTTTCATATGAGCAACACAAGGAGATTGTAAAAACTGACTCAGATGCTGCACAACAAAAGAAATATCAGGCCTGGTATGCTACAAAAAATTGAGTTTACCCACTAACCGCCTGAAAACAGAAGGCTCCGGTAAAGGGTCACCCATAGCAGGAACCAACTTCACAGAAGGTTCCAAAGGAGAAGCAACAGGGGTGAAATCTGAGCATTGAAACTCATGTAGCAAATCACAAGTATACTTATGCTGATGCATAAGATAACCATCATCATGAGATATGATTTCCAGCCCCATAAAATAGTGAACCAGTCCTAAATATTTGATCTTGAATTGATGatcaagaaaagattttagaCTAGTCATTTCATCAATATTTGACCCAGCCAAcaaaatatcatccacataaaccaCTAATACAACCAAAGAATCACCTGATGATTTGGTGAAGAGGGAGAAATCATTTTTGCAGGCAATGTAGCCTTTAGAGAACAAGGCTTCAGATAGTTTGGAAAACCACTGTTTGGATGCCTGTTTAAGGCCATATAAAGACGTTTTGAGCTTACACACCAAAGGAGTTGCACAAGGAGAGGAGGCAAAAACTTCAAGACCAGGGGGAATTTTCATATAAACATCTTTATGAAGATCACCATGAAGAAAAGCATTGTTGACATCCAGCTGGAAAACAGTACAGTGATGTTTAGCAGCAAGAGCTAAGAGACACTTAACAGTGGTGAGCTTGACCACAGGAGAAAAGGTCTCATGATAGttaattttctctttttgagTGTCATCCCGGATGACAAGTCTAGCCTTATACCTCTCAACAGTACCATTAGACCTTTGTTTGATTTTGTAGACCATTTACATGGAATAGCCTTCTTATTAGAAGGAACAGGAACAATATCCCAAGTATGGTTGTCTTCAAGAGCTTTGAATTCCTGTAGAATGGCCTACCGCCAGGCAGGACTAGAGACAGTTTGCTAGTAAAATAAAGGCTCATGCATATGTATATCAGTACTAGAAGCCTTGGAATTGACTTGGACAGGATCAGAAGAAGGAAGGACAGAAGAATAAACATAATCTTGAAGATGAGCAGGAAGATGTGAGGACCTGGAACTACTTCTAAGGAGAGGGTGAGAAAAATAAGAGGGGGGAATGGAAGAAATAGGGGAGGAACAGGTGAAACAGTAGGAGTATGATCAGTAAACTCAGGAGGTGGAGGAAAAtgagaagaggaaaaagaagaattagggtgaggaaaaagaagaattagGGTAAGGAAATATATGTTCAAGAAACTGAACATCTCTGGAGTAAAAGACAATAAAAGTTGAGAGATTAAGAAGCTTATAACCTTTATTTCCAAAAGTATATCCTAAGAAGATACTAGGAATAGATCTAGATTTTAGTTTATCTCTAAGTGGAATAGGAGTAGCAGCATAAGCAAGACACCCAAAACTTCTCAAATGGTCATAGGATGGAGGGAATTCATGAAGTTTTTCATAAGGAGAAACATGGTTTAAAGGAACAACAGGGAATCTATTAATTAGATAAGTAGCAGTTAAGACACATTCACCCCAGTACTTCAAAGGAAGTTTAGATTGAAATAATAAGGCTCTAGACACTTCTAAAAGATGTTTGTGCTTCCTTTCCACAACCCCATTTTATTGAGGAGTATGTGGAATGGTGGTTGATGTAAAATGCCATAATCAGAAAAAACTTTTGTAAATCAGTACTATGTCCTAATTCTAAGCATTATCAGATCTAAAAACCTGAACTGTATGATTATATTGAACTTGTACCATGGAAACAAAAGCTTTTATGACATAAGGGGCACTAGACTTAGTGGAAAGTAAGTGAGTCCAGGTAAGTCTGGTAAAATCATCCACTCGAGTAAGAAAATATCTGAATCCATTGTAGGTTTAAGTATGATAAGATCCCTAAACATCAATGTGAACAAGTTGGAAAGGTAAGGATGAATAGGATGAACTAGGAGTAAAAGGTAATCTATGTTGTCTAGCTTTAGGACATATATCACAGAGAAAATTCTGTTTGGGAGAAATTTTCCTATGTTAGAATGCAATAGATTTCATTTTGTGATAGAGAATATGACCAAGCCTTTGATGCCAAAACAAATCATTGGCATTTACACTATGTGAATGAGAAATACAACTAGTAGAATTAGTAAAACTACAAGAAACAGAAGGCACTGTGGAATCAAGTGTAGCAAAATAGTACAGCCCATGTGCAGTTTTACCATTTTCCAACTGCTTCTTCAGAGAAAGGCCCTGTAAAATACAGTTATATTTGGTGAAGAGAGCAGTATATTCAAGTTGAGAAAGAAGTTTGTGTATGGAGATAAGATTGAAATGAAAAGAGGCGACTAAGAGTACATTGTGCAAAATCATGTCAGGTCTAAGACTTAATGACCCAGTTGACACAACTTTGACTTTATACCCATTTGGAAGtctaataaaaaaaggtaaatctAAAGGAACTATATTTTAAAGAAGGTTCTTGTGAGGGGTCATGTGATTTGTAGCTCCAAAGCCAAGTATCCAAGGATTTATGCCTAGATTTGACACAACACTAGCATAAAAGGCAGTAGACAGTACAACAGGGTGATTGAACACACCTGCTAAGTGAGCAAAATCCTCAGTAGGTTGATGATGAGACCCAGGATGTGTAGAAGAGGATTTACTATCAGAGGTACTGTGAAGCTGTTGAAGATGCTGATAATGGTGAAATTGATCCTTGATCAATCTATAATCACTATCCTTAAACTTGACATGGTTTGAAATCAGTAGGATAACCATGGAGTTTATAGCACTTATCAATAAGATGTCCAGATTTCTTGCAATACTTGCAGAAAATAGGTGAAGAGGTTGAGGGACCAGAGTTAGGAGTAAGAGATTTTCTGCCATCAGGTTGAGTTCTTCTAGCATCATATGGCACTGGGGAGGAAAAAGGCCTTTTAGAATCAAAATTAAATCTTTGATTGTATCCTCTTCCTACAGAAGTATTCTGAGACATTGAATTGAAAACAGTTGAATCATTTGAGAATCCACAGATAGGAGGGGATGTCTCATTCTGCTtttcaatatgttgcaacatagcATAAGAACAACTAAGGGAAGGTAGTGTAGGCCTCATCAGAAGGTTACTCTTACAGAGTGAATATTCATCATTTAAGCCACTAAAAAATTGGAACAATTTTTGTTGTTCCATAAACTTCCCTAAAGCCCCACAAGTACATACAGGACCAACATAAGATGTACTCAACTCATCCCAAAGAGTGCGAATTTTAGTGAAATAGGACGAGATAGTAGAAGAACCTTGCACAGTAGAGTTAATCTCTTTCTGGATCTGAATATATTTAGTACCATTAGACTGACCAAACCATTCATTTATATCAGTCCAAATGTCTTTGGCAGAATCAAAACACATTACACTAGTTGCCAATTCAGTAGACAAAGAATTCGTAATCCATGCTATAACCATGTTTTTGCACCTCTCATAGAATGGGTAATAGGGGGAGAATTGGGTGCAGGTTTGGACACAAGGCCAGTAACTAACCTTAATTTGTTGTTAGCAGATAAAGTTGTCATCATATTCTTACGCCAAACAACAAACCTAGTACCATCAAATAGCGGAGTCACCAAATGTGTACCGGGATTATCAGAAGGATGCAGATATAATGGATGAGTTGGGGAGacaaaaaattcctcaaatcCAGAAGGAATAGTCATATTTTTTGTAGACGTAGGTCCAGATGTAGTCATACTGACTGACTTAAGACTAAAAGATTTTCAGCACTTCCCAGTTTcagtgaaacaaaaaaaaaattacaacaaagcTATGAGCATACAAGCTAGATCTGAGGAATATATATCAAAAACTAAGAACACAGTGGCTAGAATGTGGGTACATGAAAGGTAAAAGCGCACATCTCAGAAATTTTCATCATCGAGAGAGTCACAAGTTAAGGTTTcatcaaaaatccaaaataggACTAAAATTATCAACAAACGACAAACAAATGTATAACAAAAACGATTACCGCCCTTCTTCGCAACCTGAAGAAGTAAGGCCTTCTATAACTTGATTTCTACGCAAAATACCCAAAATATGGGACAGGAATCGAACATTCATGTGATCAGAGACACCGACAAGGGTACTATCAAAAGCAAGAGGAAGTCGCAAGGATCACATATCTGTGCTATGATACCATGTTAGAGCCTCACAGCTCAAGATCGTcatcaaaatgaaagaagaaaCCCTAACAACCATGGAGaagatagagagagaaaatatcttCTATTTTCATTCCAAAAATGAATATCTTCTATTTTCATTCCAAAAATGAACTCGCTAGAAGGTCTATTCAGTTCACCTCTTCTATGTACACACGTGTACCTATTAAAatggacaaaataaaaaatataatgtacAGAAAAATAATGGGCTTCGATTATGGACACTGTTGGGCCTAAGTGATTGGGCCTTCGTTGCCTTTGTTAACAGGGGTttacccgaaccccctcggtaaaaaattacgttgtatatacaaagtagaaaatctatatttatgtacatatattaatttttgaaCCAACTAAAATAAGGTTGTAAATAGCTCAGTGATATTATCTGCCCTTCTAGGTTCGCTTACTTCACCCACTTTCTGGGTTTGATCCCCGCTAGGGTTGGGCAggcctttttttaaaataaaaatttgtcctGTGGATGTACAActttataaaaacaaaactatATATTAGTATTACATTCCTTGAAATTGCATTTTATTGGCttattcacacatttatattttcagtttttgaatccccgaatttttttttttggatccgCCACTGCATACAGAGGATTATTGGGTTTTCAAGCACCTATTTATTTGAgttaaataatgaaaagacaCAATCGTTATGACTCTTCATGGAACGATGTGTTGCATCTGTTGAATTAAATGGAGGACTTCTCATGTTTTTAGAACAAACAACACTTCTTCTCCCTTTCTCCAATTCCTGTAAAGTTCACGACAAGGTTTATTGATCTTCAAAAAGTGTTGAAACAACTTTGTAACAAGGTATGATATATGGGCTGTAATTCTTCGATATAATTCTTGTTTATATGCATGTGATTGCACTATACTAGTGACACAAATTCAATGAACTTGTAACTATGTGTTTGGTtgtatttttcaagaaaattcatgTCACCTGTCTTTTTAttaagagataatacataaatatgaccctaaacttgacaccaaattataactttgaccttaaattttgatagtgcacaaataggacctttaactattcaaaacctgaacaaatatgatcTCCGAATTTTCAActccatgcgtgagtttcactctcGCCTACAtgaaaaggtaatccaatcacacggtgccacgtcgttaaaagggctgacttagagggaggtcatatttgtgcagttttgaatagttaaaggtcatatttgtgcactgtcaaagttttctttttgtgttaaaacaaagtcgtttttattattattattattattattattattattattattattattattattattattattattattattattattattattattataatttatttatttatttatttc comes from Capsicum annuum cultivar UCD-10X-F1 chromosome 2, UCD10Xv1.1, whole genome shotgun sequence and encodes:
- the LOC124896268 gene encoding uncharacterized protein LOC124896268, which gives rise to MVIAWITNSLSTELATSVMCFDSAKDIWTDINEWFGQSNGTKYIQIQKEINSTVQGSSTISSYFTKIRTLWDELSTSYVGPVCTCGALGKFMEQQKLFQFFSGLNDEYSLCKSNLLMRPTLPSLSCSYAMLQHIEKQNETSPPICGFSNDSTVFNSMSQNTSVGRGYNQRFNFDSKRPFSSPVPYDARRTQPDGRKSLTPNSGPSTSSPIFCKYCKKSGHLIDKCYKLHGYPTDFKPCQV